In one Amaranthus tricolor cultivar Red isolate AtriRed21 chromosome 8, ASM2621246v1, whole genome shotgun sequence genomic region, the following are encoded:
- the LOC130820842 gene encoding glucose-6-phosphate 1-dehydrogenase, chloroplastic-like produces the protein MATLFSPDYALYSSSSLESRDRNLGIVKISSISKKSTQKISVFKHQPRRNPISYAVRMQDGAIATNITPVENNIKSMKSLKDGILSATSSQENSDLSGFDVRKDESTVSITVVGASGDLAKKKIFPALFALYYEDCLPKHFTIYGYARSKMTDEELRNMVSKTLTCRIDKSENCGEKMEEFLKRCFYQSGQYDSSENFAALDKKLKQHEAGRFANRLFYLSIPPNIFIDAVRCASSSASSTNGWTRVIVEKPFGRDSESSAALTRGLKQFLKEDQIFRIDHYLGKELVENLSVLRFSNLIFEPLWSRQYIRNVQFIFSEDFGTEGRGGYFDHYGIIRDIMQNHLLQILALFAMETPVSLDAEDIRNEKVKVLRSMRPLQLDDVVIGQYKSHTKGGVTYPGYTEDETVPKDSLTPTFAAAALFIDNARWDGVPFLMKAGKALHNRRAEIRVQFRHVPGNIYDKNFGTKLDQSTNELVIRVQPDEAIYLKINNKVPGLGMRLDRSTLNLHYAARYANEIPDAYERLLLDAIEGERRLFIRSDELDAAWALFTPLLKELEQKKVNPEYYPYGSRGPVGAHYLAARHNVQWGDLGLDQ, from the exons ATGGCTACTCTTTTTTCACCTGATTATGCTTTatattcttcttcatcattagAATCTCGAGATAGGAATCTTGGAATCGTCAAAATTTCTTCGATTTCAAAAAAATCTACCCAGAAAATATCAGTATTCAAACATCAACCTAGAAGAAACCCAATTTCATATGCTGTTCGAATGCAAGATG GTGCAATTGCCACAAATATAACTCCTgttgaaaataacattaaatcaatgaagtctttgaaagatgGAATATTATCAGCCACATCTTCCCAGGAAAACAGTGATTTGTCTGGGTTTGATGTGAGAAAGGATGAGTCAACTGTCAGTATCACAGTTGTTGGGGCCTCAGGGGACCTGGCCAAGAAGAAGATATTTCCTGCACTTTTTGCTCTTTATTATGAAGATTGTTTACCTAAG CATTTCACTATATATGGTTATGCTAGAAGTAAGATGACTGATGAGGAACTTAGAAATATGGTTAGCAAGACTCTTACATGCAGAATTGATAAGAG tgaGAACTGTGGTGAGAAGATGGAGGAATTTTTGAAGAGGTGTTTCTATCAATCTGGTCAGTATGATTCTAGTGAAAACTTTGCTGCGCTAGACAAGAAGCTTAAGCAACATGAG GCTGGGAGGTTTGCTAATCGCCTATTCTATTTGTCAATCCCCCCAAACATATTCATAGATGCAGTAAGATGTGCAAGTTCATCGGCATCTTCAACAAATGGGTGGACTCGGGTAATTGTCGAGAAACCTTTTGGTCGAGACTCGGAATCATCTGCTGCTTTGACTAGAGGACTAAAACAATTCTTGAAGGAAGATCAGATCTTTAG GATTGATCATTATCTTGGGAAGGAACTTGTAGAAAACTTGTCTGTCCTTCGCTTCTCCAACCTCATCTTTGAGCCTTTGTGGTCGAGGCAGTATATTAGAAATGTTCAGTTCATATTTTCCGAGGATTTTGGCACTGAAGGACGCGGAGG GTATTTTGATCACTACGGGATCATTAGAGATATCATGCAGAATCATTTGCTACAAATATTGGCCCTTTTTGCAATGGAAACTCCGGTTAGCTTGGATGCAGAAGATATCAGAAACGAAAAG GTGAAAGTTCTTCGGTCAATGAGGCCGCTGCAACTTGATGATGTCGTGATAGGACAGTACAAGAGCCACACTAAAGGAGGGGTTACTTACCCAGGCTACACCGAAGACGAGACTGTACCCAAAGACAGCTTAACACCAACATTTGCTGCTGCTGCCCTATTTATAGATAATGCAAGATGGGATGGCGTGCCTTTCCTGATGAAGGCCGGAAAAGCACTGCATAATCGGAG gGCGGAAATAAGAGTTCAATTTAGACATGTACCGGGAAATATATATGACAAAAATTTCGGGACAAAACTTGATCAGTCAACAAATGAGCTTGTGATTCGAGTGCAGCCCGATGAAGCTATTTATTTAAAGATCAATAACAAGGTTCCTGGTTTGGGCATGAGATTGGACCGCAGCACTCTCAATCTTCATTATGCGGCAAG GTATGCAAATGAGATTCCAGATGCCTATGAGAGGCTTCTACTTGATGCAATAGAAGGAGAAAGGAGACTGTTTATCCGTAGTGATGAACTTGATGCTGCTTGGGCACTTTTCACCCCGCTTCTAAAAGAACTCGAACAGAAGAAAGTGAATCCTGAATATTATCCTTACGGAAGTAGGGGTCCCGTTGGGGCACACTATCTTGCTGCCAGACATAACGTTCAATGGGGTGATCTCGGTTTAGACCAGTAA
- the LOC130821299 gene encoding uncharacterized protein LOC130821299: MGKLLCDSATNSITEKLPQPLVTWRDPSTTIVDSVPSTSWDEVPGLEDQQRRNLSKLYDNGILWTHPQDRSVSPVVLQLIHGGNVNSDGNCLFSALEKLTHCGGARDLRSRAVKKFEQDLGLAENVQKQRVESVIKNLYSPDLDSGWGVHIVQEIKLLAKKSDRQIIDDAILYYANRGIIREIAAETIYKECCIAVDDGPSWAKYMSISGSPDHDEYDIITLQYTKDGLLTINENRDGRAAAFGDDIAIECLANEFKREIYVVQAHGSDADNCIFFLPHRPRGEITGLPLFLFMKGTGWCSAGADHYEPLIAHSSSVLSPEKVAFVL, translated from the exons atgggAAAGCTACTATGCGACAGCGCCACCAATTCTATAACGGAAAAGTTACCACAACCGTTGGTTACCTGGAGGGATCCATCAACCACAATCGTTGATTCGGTTCCATCAACATCATGGGATGAAGTGCCAGGTTTAGAAGACCAACAGAGAAGAAATCTTTCGAAGTTGTATGATAACGGGATTCTGTGGACGCATCCACAGGATCGTTCCGTATCACCCGTTGTTTTACAGTTAATTCACGGTGGTAATGTCAACTCTGACGGAAATTGTTTATTCTCGGCGCTTGAGAAATTGACGCATTGTGGTGGAGCTAGAGATTTGAGGAGTAGAGCGGTGAAAAAATTTGAACAAGATTTAGGATTAGCGGAAAATGTACAGAAACAAAGAGTTGAATCAGTGATTAAGAATTTGTATTCTCCCGATTTGGATTCTGGATGGGGTGTTCATATTGTTcaagaaattaaattgttggCTAAGAAATCTGATCGTCAGATCATAGATGATGCTATTCTTTATTATGCTAATCGTGGCATAATtag AGAAATTGCAGCGGAGACTATTTATAAAGAATGCTGTATTGCTGTGGATGATGGCCCGAGTTGGGCGAAGTACATGTCTATCTCTGGTTCCCCGGACCATGATGAGTATGATATCATCACATTGCAATATACTAAGGATGGTTTGTTAACTATTAATGAAAATAGAGATGGTCGCGCTGCTGCCTTTGGGGACGACATTGCCATTGAGTGTCTTGCAAATGAGTTCAAACGAGAGATTTATGTG GTGCAAGCACATGGATCAGACGCAGACAACTGTATTTTTTTCCTCCCTCACCGTCCAAGGGGTGAAATAACTGGACTCCCGCTCTTCCTCTTCATGAAAGGGACAG GTTGGTGTAGTGCTGGAGCTGATCATTACGAGCCCTTGATTGCACATTCCTCTTCCGTCCTCTCTCCGGAGAAGGTTGCTTTTGTACTATGA